In the Bacillus solimangrovi genome, CGGCGATGCCTGCCACTACTTCTTCAAACAAATACTTTGTTCTTGGGTTATCTAATTCGCCAAAACGTAAAGAGTTCAATAACGCAATTGGACGAGCCCCCATTGAAAATACATCACGGATAATACCACCAACACCAGTAGCTGCTCCTTGATACGGTTCAATAGCAGATGGATGATTGTGACTTTCAATTTTGAAAACGACCGCCTGCTCATCTCCAATATCAACGATTCCAGCACCTTCACCCGGACCTTGCAAGACACGTTCTCCAGAAACCGGAAACTTCTTCAAAACTGGCTTTGATGTCTTATAGCTACAATGCTCCGACCACATAACAGCGAATAGACCTGTCTCAGTGTAATTCGGAAGGCGTCCTAATATATTCTCAACTCTTGCAAACTCTTCATCGCTTAATCCCATTTCGCGATAGATTTTCTCTTGTTTGATTGTTTCAGCATTTGGCTCAAGAAGTAACGACATGTGATTCCCTCCAATTTTTCAGGATTGACTGAAATAAATGTAAACCGTCCGCGCTCCCTAATAAATCATCCACTGCACGTTCAGGATGCGGCATCATTCCTAGTACATTTCCTTGTTCGTTTACAATACCTGCAATATTCGCCTTAGAACCATTCGGATTTGCATCATGGTAGCGAAATACGATTTGATTATTTGCTTCAAGAGTTGCTAGTGTTTCATCATCACATTCGTAATTTCCTTCTCCATGAGCGATTGGAATAGTTATCACTTGACCTTGCTCATAACTTGAAGTAAACATTGTTTGATTGTTTTCAACTTGTAACTCAACTTGGCGGCACATGAACTTCAAATCACGATTTCGCTTCATCGCACCTGGTAACAATCCTGACTCAAGTAATACTTGAAACCCATTACATACTCCTAAGATTGGTGTACCAGCTTCAGCAGCTTCTTTCACTGCAGACATGACATTTGCAAAACGAGCAATTGCTCCTGAACGTAAGTAATCACCATAAGAGAATCCTCCAGGTAGTAGGATCGCATCGAACTGTGATAAGTCTGTTTCTGTATGTTGAATATATTCTACCTCTTCGCCTAATTCATCTTTAATGGCATGATACATATCCACGTCGCAATTAGAACCTGGAAAAACAATTACAGCAAACTTCACTGAGACACGACCTCCTCAACTTCATAACGATAATTCTCAATAACAGGGTTAGCTAATAGGCGATCACACATCTCTTCTACCTTTGCATTAATATCCCCAGATGTATCAGATAACGTTAATTCCATATATTTCCCAATTCGAACACCTTCTACTTCATGGTATTCCATACTATGCAATGCACCTTGAACTGCATTTCCTTGTGGGTCTAATACGCCTTCTTTTAACGTGATATAAACTTTTACTTTATACATAATTCAGTTCCCCCTAGTCGTTTTAAAATTTCTTCATAAGCATCTGTTAAATTACCAATATCTCGTCTAAAAACATCTTTATCAAATTTCTCATTCGTATCTTTATCCCATAAGCGACATGTATCAGGTGATACCTCATCTGATAATATCAACACTCCATCGTTATCTAACCCAAATTCTAACTTGAAATCGATTAGACGTACATTACAAGAGTTAAAATAATCTACTAAGCTATCATTAACTTTCAGCGCTATTTCTTTCATTTGCTCAAGCTGATCATTGCTCGCTAACTCCATAATTTCAATATGTTCTTGGTTAAGAAGTGGATCTCCTAATTCATCATTTTTATAGTAAAATTCTATGATCGTACGCTTTAATGAAGTTCCTTCTTCTAATCCAAGGCGCTTCGCTAAACTGCCTGCTGCAATGTTACGGACAACAACTTCAAGAGGAATAATCTTTGTCTTCTTAACTAGTTGTTCTGTTTCTGAAAGTTTCTTCACGAAATGATTTTCGATTTTCTGCTCAGTTAACTTCTCAAACAATAACGATGAAATTTCATTATTCAAGCGACCCTTTCCTGAAATGCTCGCTTTTTTTTCACCATTAAATGCAGTTGCATCGTCTTTATATTCAATCCAAACGAGTGAATCGTCATTAGTTGTATAGATTCGTTTTGCTTTCCCTTCGTACAGCAGTTTACCTTTCTCCATAAGAACCTCCCAGTAGGAATAATAGTAATATTCAGATTAGAAGAAGTATTAATGTTAGATGAAATAACCGATTATCTTTGTTATTAACAGGGCAGGAGAATCCTGCCCTAATGCTTATTCGTTAAGACCAAGACGTTCAAAGATCATATCAACATTTTTAAGATGATAGTTATAATCGAAACAGTCATCAATTTCTTCTTTTGTTAGAAGAGAAGTAATTTTTTCCTCTGCGTCAATTAGTTCACGGAACTGTACTTGCTTCTCCCAAGCTTCCATCGTTTTAGGTTGTACAAGGTCATATGCTTCTTCACGTGACATACCTTTATCAATTAATGTAAGTAATACACGTTGAGAGTAAATTAATCCAAATGTACGCGTCATGTTACGCTTCATATTCTCAGGGAATACCGTTAAATTCTTCACGATATTTCCGAAACGATTCAGCATATAATTTAATGCAATTGTTGCATCTGGAAGAATAATTCTTTCAGCGGATGAATGTGAAATATCACGTTCATGCCATAGTGGAACATTTTCAAAAGCTGTTAACATATGACCACGAATTACTCGAGCTAGCCCTGTCATATTTTCAGAACCAATTGGATTACGCTTATGTGGCATTGCAGAAGATCCTTTTTGACCTTTAGCAAAGAACTCTTCAACTTCACGCGTTTCACTCTTTTGTAGACCTCGAACTTCTACAGCAAACTTCTCAATTGAAGTTGCAATTAATGCAATTGCCGACATATAGTCTGCATGACGATCTCGTTGTAACGTTTGAGTTGAGATTGGAGCTGGTTTAATTCCGAGATTCTCACATACATATCTCTCTACAAACGGGTCAATGTTTGCATATGTACCAACAGCTCCAGATAACTTCCCGTATTCAATGCCTTCTGCAGCCTGATTAAATCTTTCTAGATTACGTTTCATTTCCTCATACCAAAGGCTAAGCTTCAAACCGAATGTTGTAGGCTCAGCATGCACACCATGTGTACGTCCCATCATGACAGTATACTTATGCTCTTGAGCCTTTTCTTTTAGAATGTTTACGAAATTTTCTAGATCCGTACGTAAAATATCATTTGCTTGCTTTAACAAATAAGATAGCGCAGTGTCTACTACATCTGTAGAAGTTAGACCATAATGCACCCACTTACGTTCCTCACCTAGTGATTCTGATACTGCACGAGTAAACGCTACAACATCATGTCGTGTCTCTGCTTCAATCTCATGGATGCGCGCAATATCAAAAGTAGCATTTTCCCTAATTCTCTTCACATCTTCTTTTGGGATATCACCTAACTCTGACCATGCCTCACATGCTAAAATCTCAACTTCTAACCATGCCTTAAATCGATTTTCTTCAGTCCATATTGCTCCCATTTCTGGACGGGTATAACGTTCAATCATTTATATATCCTCCACTTCATATTATTTAGATATTAATCATTAATCTCTTACAAACACAAATCTACAAAATAACCTTACGGGAGTTTTCAGCTTAATTGCAAGCCTTTTTCTTTCTTAGCTTCCCATATACCTAGTTCTTCTATTTTTCTCAATGCTTCACCCGTATCATCAGCTAGAACGTTAAGGTGTCCCATTTTCCTTTTAACTTTTGGCTCAGACTTACCATACAAATGCAGTTTACAATTGTCATAAGCATGTATTTTAGATAAGACTGGATTAAGATGTTCACCTAATATGTTCGCCATGACAACTGGCTTAAGTAAATTTGTTTTTCCAAGTGGCCAATTACATATAGCCCTAATGTGCTGTTGAAACTGTGACGTTTCACATGCATCAAGCGTGTAGTGTCCCGAATTATGTGGACGTGGAGCTAATTCATTAATATAAATTTCTCCATCTTTCGTAAGAAACATTTCTACAGCTAATGTTCCTACCATATTAATTGAGCAAGCTAATTCTATTGCCAGTTGTTCTGCTTTTGTTTCTATTTGAGAAGAAATACGAGCTGGAACAATAGATTCAGCTAAAATATGTTCAACATGTATGTTTTCCGCGACAGGAAAAGTTGCAACTTCACCAGTTGCATTTCTTGAAACAATGACAGATATCTCTTTATCAAAATTAAGAAACTGTTCTAGAATACAAGGAACACTCGTTGCTAATTTGATTGCCTCGAGTATATCATGTTTGTTACGAATCATTACTTGCCCTTTGCCGTCATAACCACCTTGACGTGTCTTCAATACTGCAGGTAGCTTAATTTTATTTAACGCATTCAATAACTCTTGCTCTGACTGTACTGGAACGAAAGGTGCAACTTGCGCTCCACTATTTATAATTTCTTGCTTTTCATTTAATCTGTCTTGTGTAATCCGAATTAATTCGCTACCTTGAGGAAGATTAGCATGATCATTCAGCCACATAAGCACTTCA is a window encoding:
- the purK gene encoding 5-(carboxyamino)imidazole ribonucleotide synthase, which translates into the protein MRQILPGQTIGILGGGQLGRMMALAAKEMGYRIAVLEPKEDSPTAQVADIEIIAPYDDLDAAKRLAEVSDVITYEFENIDHEVLMWLNDHANLPQGSELIRITQDRLNEKQEIINSGAQVAPFVPVQSEQELLNALNKIKLPAVLKTRQGGYDGKGQVMIRNKHDILEAIKLATSVPCILEQFLNFDKEISVIVSRNATGEVATFPVAENIHVEHILAESIVPARISSQIETKAEQLAIELACSINMVGTLAVEMFLTKDGEIYINELAPRPHNSGHYTLDACETSQFQQHIRAICNWPLGKTNLLKPVVMANILGEHLNPVLSKIHAYDNCKLHLYGKSEPKVKRKMGHLNVLADDTGEALRKIEELGIWEAKKEKGLQLS
- the purC gene encoding phosphoribosylaminoimidazolesuccinocarboxamide synthase — protein: MEKGKLLYEGKAKRIYTTNDDSLVWIEYKDDATAFNGEKKASISGKGRLNNEISSLLFEKLTEQKIENHFVKKLSETEQLVKKTKIIPLEVVVRNIAAGSLAKRLGLEEGTSLKRTIIEFYYKNDELGDPLLNQEHIEIMELASNDQLEQMKEIALKVNDSLVDYFNSCNVRLIDFKLEFGLDNDGVLILSDEVSPDTCRLWDKDTNEKFDKDVFRRDIGNLTDAYEEILKRLGGTELCIK
- the purQ gene encoding phosphoribosylformylglycinamidine synthase subunit PurQ, with the protein product MKFAVIVFPGSNCDVDMYHAIKDELGEEVEYIQHTETDLSQFDAILLPGGFSYGDYLRSGAIARFANVMSAVKEAAEAGTPILGVCNGFQVLLESGLLPGAMKRNRDLKFMCRQVELQVENNQTMFTSSYEQGQVITIPIAHGEGNYECDDETLATLEANNQIVFRYHDANPNGSKANIAGIVNEQGNVLGMMPHPERAVDDLLGSADGLHLFQSILKNWRESHVVTS
- the purS gene encoding phosphoribosylformylglycinamidine synthase subunit PurS; the encoded protein is MYKVKVYITLKEGVLDPQGNAVQGALHSMEYHEVEGVRIGKYMELTLSDTSGDINAKVEEMCDRLLANPVIENYRYEVEEVVSQ
- the purB gene encoding adenylosuccinate lyase — its product is MIERYTRPEMGAIWTEENRFKAWLEVEILACEAWSELGDIPKEDVKRIRENATFDIARIHEIEAETRHDVVAFTRAVSESLGEERKWVHYGLTSTDVVDTALSYLLKQANDILRTDLENFVNILKEKAQEHKYTVMMGRTHGVHAEPTTFGLKLSLWYEEMKRNLERFNQAAEGIEYGKLSGAVGTYANIDPFVERYVCENLGIKPAPISTQTLQRDRHADYMSAIALIATSIEKFAVEVRGLQKSETREVEEFFAKGQKGSSAMPHKRNPIGSENMTGLARVIRGHMLTAFENVPLWHERDISHSSAERIILPDATIALNYMLNRFGNIVKNLTVFPENMKRNMTRTFGLIYSQRVLLTLIDKGMSREEAYDLVQPKTMEAWEKQVQFRELIDAEEKITSLLTKEEIDDCFDYNYHLKNVDMIFERLGLNE